GACTGCAGGCACACAAAATATACTGTCTCGTTAGAGTTATGGTAGACCGTAGACCAGGAGGTTTGGCCTGAATAAACAGAATGGGTTGTCACATGTACTTGTGATCAACAGCCTGTGGACTATTTCAAGCCTTCAAGGATTTATTTGAAACGCAAAAGTGTTACTCTAATCTCGAGCACAAATGCAAATCCATGTCCTCTGAAACGTATATACACAGTCAAGGCAAATCAGTTACCTATTGTGAAACCTTCATACTCGATGACTGAATCGTCAGGGTTGGCGCTTCCTCGGCTCTCAAACTCCATGGTGTAAGACATGCCAGAACATCCACCTTGTTTAACTCCAATCCTCAAACAGAGATCTTCATTCTTTTCGGACCTCATTCTGTTCAGATGCTTCAAGGCCTTCTCTGTCAATGAGATAGCTGGTGCGATACTACCAGGCGTTGCTGTTGCAGCAGCTGCAAAGTATGGTAAATGATTTTACTAAGTTAATGCTgaacaaaacttgtctgaaattctgcAGCATTtgcataaagcattttaacatcctGAAAATCATAGGATATATCTGACTATCTTGTCGCCATTAAATCTTCAGTGTTTCCTCAACTATTCCCTTGCTCATGCAAGACAGACGAACCTATGAGTGATGTAGGATGACTGGAAGGACCAGGTTATTGAAGCCAACTTCAATCTATGCCGAGATAGTCATGTTCATCAGTTGTGAGTTGTTACACATTACTAAAAATATATAAGTTTACAAGGAAAGAACTTATAACGACGACATCTTTGCTTAATCCCCTTGGATGGATAGGAATAATGCAACCAAGGCCCAAGTACCTAAGTATGTACTAACGATAGATACAGATAGCTAGATATATGCATACGTCATACATATAATGATCAAACTGGTGTATAACAATTAAATTGTTATCTGTATAAAGTTTTTATCTGGTACAAACAAACTCCAGAATACcacagagaagaaaagagaaacATGGCACACGTGTAACTGCTTTCCCACCCGATAGGCTGATACTGCAACCAGAAGTAGGATTGCCTAGGAGCATGTGTCCGATCTACCCATGTTGTCTAAATTGTTTAATAGGGGTCGTGGATGAAAGATCTACAATTAGGATGGGGTCGCTCTGATTATAAGCCTAGTGGGGACAACCACTTTGCCAAACAAGCTACTAGCAGGCAACTAACTTAGGCAATACAGGCCAGGCAACGCCATCAACTACGCACTCAGCAATCTCCAATCGACGATTTCCAGCCGCCTGAATCAAGATAACAATGCGCGCTACCGATACATGAAGATCAGCCCCTGCCCTATGGCCATCGCTGCAAATTTCACATGGTGTGCAGCTACGCATCAATCCGGCTTCATTTTACGGGTTCTCACGAATCACAACAGAAGAAGCCCGGCAAAGGGATTCAATCCAAATCCATCCACGCCAAAACGATCATACTTAATTCTATTGCATATGCGTAGAGGAGAACATCTGACATATGTGTTGACCACGGACCTGGAGGGGCGGAGGCGCGGAGGGAGACGGCGCGGGAGCCCCCGCTGCGGGCGGCGAAGCGGACCGTGCAGGCCGGGGCGGAGGGCGAGGGGGAGACGGCGAGGTGGGGCCGCGCCGTGCCCGGGAGGCGGCCCAGGAGCGGGCGGGTCGCCGTGCCGGACGCGAGCGCCATGATTGGAAATCGGGTGGGGCtggggagagagggtgggggaaagcagcgacgacgacgaagacgggagagagggagggagcgaGGAAATATCCTGTGGCTCGCGGGCCGCCCCGAGTTTGGTGGCTTGTGGGCTCAGGGCTCTCTGCGGTCCACAATTATGTATGTTTTCAGGATGGACTTTTAACTTTACTAGTAGAATGCCTGTTCGTTGTTACGGGCACAAAAGAAATATAGATGAGTCCAAGAGCATAAGTTGTGGccattttttatcttctccacgtaGGTGTTGTCCCTCAACTTTTCTACATATACAGGTAATATATACTTTTAGATATATACCAAGATTGTGGGAAGACATAAAGTAACATTTCATATCTCGTTCCTTTCCATTTCCTCCATATTCACCATCGCAACAAGACGTGACATCATGTGCATTCtcccgcaaaaaaaataaaaaaaatgttaatTCTCCCTAGTTGCTTCCTATTTTCTGACAAACCTTGGACCTCACCTCCGACCTTGCTATCACATAGTCATCTCTCTTCTCTTTCATTGTTCATATCCTTTCCATCAACGGATGATAGTACATTACATTTAGTTGAAAAATATAGTTCAAACTTTTGAATAAGTTGGCTGAAGCATGAATCAATATGGTATCCAAGCCAAAAGGTCTTTTGAGTTCAAGACCCCACCAACGCAGTATTAAAATAGAAGATCCTGCGTTCTACATCGATCACACATCTAAGCACTAAATAAGCCTAAACGTGATAGTGCATTACATTTAGTTGAAATATATTG
This portion of the Triticum dicoccoides isolate Atlit2015 ecotype Zavitan chromosome 7A, WEW_v2.0, whole genome shotgun sequence genome encodes:
- the LOC119329993 gene encoding iron-sulfur assembly protein IscA, chloroplastic-like translates to MALASGTATRPLLGRLPGTARPHLAVSPSPSAPACTVRFAARSGGSRAVSLRASAPPAAATATPGSIAPAISLTEKALKHLNRMRSEKNEDLCLRIGVKQGGCSGMSYTMEFESRGSANPDDSVIEYEGFTIVCDPKSLLFMFGMELDYSDALIGGGFNFQNPNATKTCGCGKSFATSKEMQSTATACNN